DNA from Nitriliruptor alkaliphilus DSM 45188:
TGGTCTTCGCGATCTCGACCGTGTTCGGGCTGGCGTGGTCGCCCTACGGCAACGTCTTCCGGTGGGTCAAGCGGCGCTTCGACCTCGGCGCGCCACCGGCCACCGAGCACGAGGGACCACCGCGGTTCGCGCAGGCGTGCGGCCTCGCCGTCGCCAGCGCCGCGCTCGTCCTGTTCGCCGTCGGGGCGATGACGGCTGGCTGGATCGCGGTCGCGGTCGTGCTGGCCCTGTCCACCCTGCTCGCGACGACCGGCATCTGCGTCGGGTGCGAGCTGTACCTGTTCGGCCAGCGGCTCTCCCGCCGCCGCGCGCCGGACGCGGAGGGAGCCGCCCGATGACCCCGATCGTCCTGCGCCTGCTCCTGGTCCTCCTGCTGCTCGCCGGCGTCGCCCTGGCCGGGTGGTGGTGGAACCGCCGCGACGGTCGTGTCCGCCGCGTGGCCGACGACGCCCCCCGTGTCTCCGTCGACCACCTCACCGACGTCGGGCTCGACCTCACCGGCGCGGATGCCGGTGCGGTGCTCTTCGGGTCCCCGACCTGCGCCCCCTGCGTGGCGGTCGAACGGGTCCTCGCCGAGCTGTCGGCGTCCCGCCCCGGCTTCCGGTGGGTGAAGGTCGACGCCGCCGATCACCTCGGGTTCACCGAAGCACACAAGGTCCTGCGCGTGCCCACGTTGCTGGTCGTCGACGGCGACCGACGCCTGCTCGCCCGGACCAGCGGCGTGCCCGCCACGGGCGACCTCGCCGCCGTGCTCGACGGCGACGGGGACCTCGAGCGCGAGGGCGCCGCGGCCTGATCCGCTACCTCGTCGCGGAGGCCGTGCGGTCGGAGATGGTGGCGGGCACCCCGACGGTGGCAGCCGGCAGGTCCGCGCCGACCCGGGTGGTGCCCTCGCGGAAGTGGCGGCGGCACAACACCTCGTAGGCGACGGTCGACTCGTCGAGGTCGCCGACCACCACCTGCTCGCCGGCCCGCTGGATCTCGCCGTCGACGGTGCGGGCGTTGAAGTTGCCCCGCTCGCCGCACCAGCAGCGCGCCTCGACCTGGAGCTCCTGGCGGCGGTCGGCGAGCTCGAGCAGCCGCTGGGACCCGGGGAACAGCCGGGAGGTGAAGTCGGTCAGCAGCCCGAAGGCGTGCACCTCGACCTCGAGCTCGTCGACGATGCGGCCGAGCTGACCGACCTGCTTGGTCGAGTAGAACTGCGCCTCGTCGCAGATCAGCACGTCGACCGGGTTGCCCGCCGCGATGTGATCGCCGACGTAGGCCCGCAGGTCGAGCTCGTCGGTCACGAGCTCCGCCGGCTGGGCGAGTCCGATCCGTGACGAGATGACCCCGCCCTGCCGGTCGAGCTTGGTGAACAACAGGCAGTGCTTGCCTGCCATCGCCGCGTTGTGGTGGATCTGCAGCGCGAGGGTCGACTTGCCGCAGTTCATGGTGCCGTAGAAGAAGGTCAGGTCGGCCACGCGCGGCGATCCTCCTCGGGGGCCCCCGGCGAGGGGGGTCGGGACGCGGGTCAGGGGTGCTCCGGGGAAGGAGCCCTTCCTACCGCACCGGCGGCCAGCGGCCGAGGAACCTCGACGGGCCCTGTCCGGTCAGTCCCGGGGCTCGTACGCCTCGAGGGTGTACCGGACCACCGGGTCCCACATCAGCCACTCGTCGATGCCCCGGTCCAGGGCGGCCCGGATCTGCTCACGCACGTGGGTCGGCCGGTCGTAGGCGCGGTAGGAGGTGTCCTCGAGCCAGGGCACGATGCGGGTGTCGGTGCCCTCCACGATGTCCAGGAAGGCCTCGAGCGAGCGGAAGATGATGTCGTAGGGCTGCCGGTTGGGATCCGCCACGTCGTACTCACCCGGACCCCAGTGGGAGGGGTAGAGCATCGGCGCCACGTAGTCGACGAACTCGGCCATCCCTCCGACGTCCTGGGCGATCTGGCTCGCCCGCGTCGCGGCGATCCCGTACACCGAGACACCGTGCTCGACCCGGTACGGCGCCAGCCGCTCGGCCGCGAGCTCGGTGAAGTCGACGACCGCCTGCTCCATGGTCCGATCCCCCGCGTCCGGGTCCAGGCCCGGGATGACGAGGTTCTCGGCCGGCCCGTCGGGACGGCGGATGTAGTCCCACAGGATCGAATCGATCCCGGCGGCCGCGGCTTCCTCGGCGATGGCCAGGTTGTACTCGAGGACCTCGTCGCTGGCGAAGCTGGTGAAGCCGCCGTAGCCGGCGTACGGCTCACCGTCGGGGGTCTGGATCACCATGTCGCGTATGCCCTCGTCCCAGGCGTGCTCGGCCAGGACGCGGTCACGGAAGGCGACGATGCGACCCACGATGTGGATGTCCCTGCCGTGCAGCTCGGCCACGGCGTCCTCGAGGTCGTAGACCGCCTCCACGGCTCCGATCTCGCGCGCGAGCGGGACCTGGCTGTCGTACCCGATCCGGCCGGACTCGTCCTTGAGGTCGAGCTGGATGCTGTTGATCAACCCGTCATCGATCATCCCGAGGATGCGCTCCCGGAAGCTCGGCGTCGCCCAGGCGTGCGGGGTGACGTGGACGGCACGGACGTCCTCGCCCGACTCGACCCGTGACGCCAGCCGCCGCAGCTCGAGCTCCTCCTCGGCGGCGTTGCCGTGGGGATCGGTCGCCGTCAGCACGATCGGTCCATCGGGCAGGTCCTGCAGCGTGTGGCTGAACGCGCCGTCGGCGCCGACCGCCACCTCGGCACCGTCCACCGTGAGGGTGGCGTCCGCCTCGGTACGGCCGGCGACGGTGACCTCGTCGTCGCCGAACACGACGGTGTCCTCCGGCTCGGTCAGCTCCAGCTCCGGTGGCGTCGTGTCCACCGCGAAGGCGAACGTCTCCGAGCCGGCGCGCGGCACCGCGACGGCGATCTCGTGCTCGCCTTCCTCGAGGTCCCTGAGCGGGAAGCGCAGCTCGTCGTCAGCGATCACGGCGGCGTCGGTGACGTCCTCACCATCGTGTTCGACCGTGGCCTCGTCGAACCGGGCGGTGGTCTCGTCGTCGACGACGCGGACCACGATGGCTGCCTCGCCGATCCGCTCGGCGTTCAGGACCTCGCCGTCGGCCGGCCCGTCGAAGGCCAGCTCGGTGTCCGACGCGCAGGCGATGAGGACGGCCGCAAGCCCTCCCACCACCAGGGCGGCGCGCGCGAGGGCGCGCGGTCGGACACGGGTGGCGGTCGTGGGCACGGTCGGCACGTAGCGGTCTCCTCTGGCCGTCGCTTCCGGGGCGAACGGGCGGGTCCCCGCGGCGGCACGTTCGGCGGGCCGACCGTAGCGTCGGTCCCCTCCGACTCGACGAGCACACCGTGACCCTCCGGACGTCCCCGACGATCGCCCGTGGACGCCCCTTCCTGGCTGTTCTGGCCGTTCTCGCCCTCCTCGGGGCCTGCAACGGCAACGACGACGCACCGACGACCGCGTCCCCCGAGGCGACCGGACCGGCGAACGGTCAAGACGAACCGGACGAGGTGACCGAACCCGACGAGCCGGAACCGACCGAGGAACCCGAGCCGGCGGTCGACCCGGCCGAGGTCGGTGCGAACGAGCTCGGCCGGATCCCGGTGCTGATGTACCACCGGATCCTGCCCGACGGCGGCGGCGACTACGACAACACCCCCGAGGAGTTCCGCGACGAGCTGCGCCGCCTGCACGAGGAGGGGTACGTGCCCATCACGACCGCGGAGCTCGTCAGCGGCCACATCGACGTCCCCGCCGGCACGACCCCGGTTGTGCTCACCTTCGACGACTCCACGCGGGAACAGTTCGGCCTCACCGAGGACGGTGAGGTCGTCCCCGACACCGCGGTCGCGATCATGGAGGAGCTGGCCGAGGAGCTCGATGGCTTCGAACCCGCCGGCTCGTTCTACGTCCTCCGCTCGTTGTTCGGCAGCTCCGAGGAGCGCGGCCGCGAGCTGCTCGCCGAGCTCCACGCTCGCGGGTACGAGATCGGCAACCACACCGCCGACCACGACAACCTCGGACAGCTCGACGCCTCCGGGGTCCAGCGGGCGCTCGCCGAGGGCGTCGCCAACATCACCGCGGCCATCCCCGACGCGGAGGTCCGCACGCTGTCCTACCCGCTCGGCATCCGACCCGACGATCCCACCCTGGTCGCCGAGGGCGAGCACGACGGCATCACCTACACCCACGAGGCCGGCCTGCTCGTGGGGTCGGGGCCCTCACCCGCGCCGTTCGACGCCGAGTTCGATCCGCTGGCCATCCCGCGCATCCGGTCACAGCCGGACTGGACACCAGGCGACGAGCCCGACTACTCCTCGGGCTTCTGGCTCGCCTGGTTCCAGGACAACCCCGAGCAGCGCTACGTCTCCGACGGCGATTCCGACACCATCAGCTTCCCCGAAGCGCTGGCCGATCAGCTGCACCCCGACCTCGTCGATCGCGCCCGGCCGTACTGACGCGACGGAGCGAGACGTGGACCTGAGTGCCCTCGAGGCGGCCGCCCGCGAGGTGATGGAGCCGTCGGCCTACGACTACTACGCCGGTGGGGCCGAGACCGAGACCACCCTCCGCGAGAACGTCACCGCGTGGGAGCGGTGGCGCCTGCGACCGCACGTGCTGCGGAACGTGGCCGACGTCACGACCGCGACCTCGCTGCTCGGCTCGCCCGTCACCACCCCCGTCGGCGTCGCGCCCGCGGCCTACCAGCAGCTCGCACACCCGGAGGGTGAGGCGGCGACGGCACGCGGATGCGCCGCTGCCGGCGCGCTGATGACCGTCTCCACGCTGGCGACCGTCTCGCTCGAGGACGTGGCGGCCGCAGCACCGGACGCTCCACGATGGTTCCAGCTGTACGTGTTCACCGACCGCGGGTACGCCGGTGAACTGGTCGAGCGGGCCGTGACCGCCGGGTACCGCGCCATCATCCTGACCGTGGACACGCCGATGCTCGGCCGGCGCTGGCGCGACGAACGCAACGGCTTCGCCCTGCGCGACGGGATGCGGATGGCGAACGTGCCCCTCGACGCGTCGACGGGGGGCGACATCGGACGCGGGTCGGGGCTGGCCGCGCTGTTCGCCGAGCACGACCGCGGCTTGACGTTCGACGACGTCGGCTGGCTGCGTGCACGGGCCGGCGCCGTCCCGATCGTGCTCAAGGGCGTCCTGCGCGGTGACGACGCCCGACGTGGCGTCGACGCCGGCGCCGCGGGGATCTGGGTGTCCAACCACGGCGGCCGCCAGCTCGACCGGGCCGTCCCGACCGCGACCGCGCTCGGCGAGGTCGCGGACGCCGTGGGCGATGACGCCGAGATCGTCGTCGATGGCGGTGTACGCCGCGGTGTCGACGTCCTGACGGCCCTCGCGCTCGGAGCACGCGGGGTCTTCGTCGCCAGGCCTGCTCTGTGGGGTCTGGCCACCGGTGGGG
Protein-coding regions in this window:
- a CDS encoding DUF4395 domain-containing protein, with amino-acid sequence MARRADLAYDADGGLLIDVRGPRFGAAITTVVLAVALIVQGPVGVTLVAVQWLVFAISTVFGLAWSPYGNVFRWVKRRFDLGAPPATEHEGPPRFAQACGLAVASAALVLFAVGAMTAGWIAVAVVLALSTLLATTGICVGCELYLFGQRLSRRRAPDAEGAAR
- a CDS encoding thioredoxin family protein — encoded protein: MTPIVLRLLLVLLLLAGVALAGWWWNRRDGRVRRVADDAPRVSVDHLTDVGLDLTGADAGAVLFGSPTCAPCVAVERVLAELSASRPGFRWVKVDAADHLGFTEAHKVLRVPTLLVVDGDRRLLARTSGVPATGDLAAVLDGDGDLEREGAAA
- a CDS encoding thymidine kinase, with translation MADLTFFYGTMNCGKSTLALQIHHNAAMAGKHCLLFTKLDRQGGVISSRIGLAQPAELVTDELDLRAYVGDHIAAGNPVDVLICDEAQFYSTKQVGQLGRIVDELEVEVHAFGLLTDFTSRLFPGSQRLLELADRRQELQVEARCWCGERGNFNARTVDGEIQRAGEQVVVGDLDESTVAYEVLCRRHFREGTTRVGADLPAATVGVPATISDRTASATR
- a CDS encoding putative glycoside hydrolase is translated as MPTVPTTATRVRPRALARAALVVGGLAAVLIACASDTELAFDGPADGEVLNAERIGEAAIVVRVVDDETTARFDEATVEHDGEDVTDAAVIADDELRFPLRDLEEGEHEIAVAVPRAGSETFAFAVDTTPPELELTEPEDTVVFGDDEVTVAGRTEADATLTVDGAEVAVGADGAFSHTLQDLPDGPIVLTATDPHGNAAEEELELRRLASRVESGEDVRAVHVTPHAWATPSFRERILGMIDDGLINSIQLDLKDESGRIGYDSQVPLAREIGAVEAVYDLEDAVAELHGRDIHIVGRIVAFRDRVLAEHAWDEGIRDMVIQTPDGEPYAGYGGFTSFASDEVLEYNLAIAEEAAAAGIDSILWDYIRRPDGPAENLVIPGLDPDAGDRTMEQAVVDFTELAAERLAPYRVEHGVSVYGIAATRASQIAQDVGGMAEFVDYVAPMLYPSHWGPGEYDVADPNRQPYDIIFRSLEAFLDIVEGTDTRIVPWLEDTSYRAYDRPTHVREQIRAALDRGIDEWLMWDPVVRYTLEAYEPRD
- a CDS encoding polysaccharide deacetylase family protein, which gives rise to MTLRTSPTIARGRPFLAVLAVLALLGACNGNDDAPTTASPEATGPANGQDEPDEVTEPDEPEPTEEPEPAVDPAEVGANELGRIPVLMYHRILPDGGGDYDNTPEEFRDELRRLHEEGYVPITTAELVSGHIDVPAGTTPVVLTFDDSTREQFGLTEDGEVVPDTAVAIMEELAEELDGFEPAGSFYVLRSLFGSSEERGRELLAELHARGYEIGNHTADHDNLGQLDASGVQRALAEGVANITAAIPDAEVRTLSYPLGIRPDDPTLVAEGEHDGITYTHEAGLLVGSGPSPAPFDAEFDPLAIPRIRSQPDWTPGDEPDYSSGFWLAWFQDNPEQRYVSDGDSDTISFPEALADQLHPDLVDRARPY
- a CDS encoding alpha-hydroxy acid oxidase; its protein translation is MDLSALEAAAREVMEPSAYDYYAGGAETETTLRENVTAWERWRLRPHVLRNVADVTTATSLLGSPVTTPVGVAPAAYQQLAHPEGEAATARGCAAAGALMTVSTLATVSLEDVAAAAPDAPRWFQLYVFTDRGYAGELVERAVTAGYRAIILTVDTPMLGRRWRDERNGFALRDGMRMANVPLDASTGGDIGRGSGLAALFAEHDRGLTFDDVGWLRARAGAVPIVLKGVLRGDDARRGVDAGAAGIWVSNHGGRQLDRAVPTATALGEVADAVGDDAEIVVDGGVRRGVDVLTALALGARGVFVARPALWGLATGGAAGVREVLTGLTDDLAHAAALAGVPDVREVPRDLVTPA